A genomic window from Candidatus Denitrolinea symbiosum includes:
- a CDS encoding glycerophosphodiester phosphodiesterase: MSRPILLGHRGAKNYAPENTLAAFTLALEQGADGVELDAKLSADGVVVVHHDARLDRTTDGKGPLSRQTLAQLRELDAGSFFSEKFRGEKIPTLEEVFETVGKRAVVNVELTNYSTPFDRLVETVCELVRRHALQKSVIFSSFFAGNLKKAARFLPEVPRGLLTQPGLPGLWGRSFGFNFGDYAALHPHLADVTAQQVYRVHKLGRKINVWTANAEDDIRRLAAWGVDGIITDDPPLAVRVARGPST, from the coding sequence ATGTCCCGGCCCATCCTCCTCGGTCATCGCGGCGCGAAGAACTACGCGCCGGAAAACACCCTCGCCGCCTTTACCCTCGCGCTCGAACAGGGCGCCGACGGCGTGGAACTGGACGCCAAACTCAGCGCCGACGGGGTCGTCGTGGTCCATCACGACGCGAGGCTGGATCGTACCACCGACGGAAAAGGTCCGCTGTCGCGGCAGACGCTCGCCCAACTGCGCGAACTGGACGCGGGCAGTTTCTTCTCCGAAAAATTTCGCGGCGAGAAAATTCCCACGCTCGAAGAAGTCTTCGAGACCGTCGGCAAGCGCGCCGTCGTCAACGTGGAATTGACCAACTACTCCACGCCGTTCGACCGTCTCGTAGAGACGGTCTGCGAACTCGTGCGCCGCCACGCGTTGCAAAAATCCGTCATCTTCTCCTCGTTCTTCGCGGGGAATCTTAAAAAAGCCGCGCGCTTCCTGCCCGAAGTCCCGCGCGGCCTGCTTACCCAGCCCGGCTTGCCGGGATTGTGGGGACGCTCCTTCGGATTCAATTTCGGCGATTACGCCGCCCTGCATCCCCATCTCGCCGACGTCACCGCGCAACAGGTGTACCGCGTCCACAAACTGGGACGCAAAATCAACGTGTGGACCGCGAACGCGGAAGACGACATCCGCCGCCTCGCCGCCTGGGGCGTGGACGGCATCATCACCGACGACCCGCCGCTCGCCGTCCGCGTCGCGCGAGGACCTTCGACATGA
- a CDS encoding threonine dehydratase, with translation MIPSERLDQADARIAPHIVRTPLTHDAARNLYVKWENRQKTGSFKARGALNKVLSLSADQLARGIVTASAGNHGQGAALAGQLTGARVVCFVSEGAVPVKVDAIRALGAEIVTVAGGYPEAEAAARKFAEENRQTWISPYNDEQVIAGQGTIGLELIASPLFSGEGTEASSATILVPVSGGGLIVGIGLALARLSPRPRLVGVQPEAAPFMHGLFYRGSQAGIPDLPSLADGLTGAVEADSITIPLARKLVDEIVLVSEEEIARAAAFAFYEYGEVVEPSGAVAIAAALRTVERNDVLSGRDSGGRHPVQVAVVSGGNVQPEVHAGIAAGYAREAQG, from the coding sequence ATGATCCCGTCCGAGAGGCTCGACCAGGCCGACGCGCGCATCGCGCCGCACATCGTCCGCACGCCATTGACGCATGATGCGGCGCGCAATCTATATGTCAAGTGGGAGAACCGTCAGAAGACGGGATCGTTCAAAGCGCGCGGCGCGTTGAACAAAGTCTTGTCGCTCTCCGCCGACCAGCTCGCGCGGGGAATCGTCACCGCCTCGGCCGGCAATCACGGACAGGGCGCGGCGCTCGCGGGACAACTGACGGGCGCGCGCGTCGTCTGCTTCGTCTCAGAGGGCGCGGTCCCCGTCAAAGTGGACGCCATCCGCGCGCTCGGCGCGGAGATCGTGACGGTGGCGGGCGGCTATCCCGAGGCCGAAGCCGCGGCGCGGAAATTCGCGGAAGAGAACCGTCAGACCTGGATCTCGCCGTACAACGACGAGCAGGTCATCGCGGGGCAGGGGACGATCGGTTTGGAGTTGATCGCATCTCCTCTCTTTTCAGGCGAGGGGACGGAGGCGAGCTCCGCGACCATCCTCGTCCCCGTCAGCGGCGGCGGATTGATCGTGGGGATTGGCCTGGCGCTGGCGCGTCTCTCGCCGCGGCCGCGGCTGGTGGGGGTCCAACCCGAGGCCGCGCCTTTCATGCACGGACTTTTTTATCGCGGTTCGCAGGCCGGCATCCCCGACCTGCCCTCGCTGGCAGACGGTTTGACCGGCGCGGTCGAAGCCGATTCGATCACCATCCCGCTGGCGAGAAAACTTGTGGACGAGATCGTCCTGGTCTCCGAGGAGGAGATCGCCCGCGCGGCGGCGTTTGCCTTTTACGAATATGGCGAGGTCGTCGAGCCTTCGGGCGCGGTCGCGATTGCCGCGGCGCTGCGAACTGTGGAGCGGAATGATGTTTTGTCTGGTCGCGATTCGGGGGGACGGCATCCCGTCCAGGTGGCGGTCGTCTCGGGCGGCAACGTCCAGCCCGAAGTCCACGCGGGAATCGCGGCCGGGTACGCGCGAGAGGCGCAGGGATGA
- a CDS encoding protein kinase produces the protein MSLPANPGEVLRGRYKIRERIGQGGMGSIHLADDLRLEGRLCALKEVEYDRALPEHILQEAREQFQREATVLARLDHQNLPKVSDYFSIGERDYLVMDYVPGSDLRALMLEARRKKQFLPEATVLNWAGQIADALTYLHSQEPPIVHRDIKPSNLKLTPSGLVKLVDFGLVKVLAPDEVTITVIQGQGTALYTPLEQYGGDSAHTDARSDIYAFGATLYHLLTNEPPAEARIRFLDPTRLVAPRQINPEISLRVERAVLRAMTLHPDERPQNAEEFRGYIFGSRETPTGPLGPIRSTTASIDFHFQPIDSILIWGGVGLLLLSLIATLMR, from the coding sequence ATGTCCCTCCCGGCAAATCCCGGGGAGGTCTTGCGCGGCCGCTATAAAATCCGTGAACGCATCGGTCAGGGCGGCATGGGCAGCATCCATCTTGCCGACGATCTGCGGCTCGAGGGCCGTCTTTGCGCTCTCAAGGAAGTCGAATACGACCGCGCCCTTCCCGAACACATTTTACAGGAGGCCCGCGAACAGTTCCAGCGCGAGGCCACTGTGTTGGCGCGCCTGGATCACCAAAACCTGCCCAAGGTCTCCGACTATTTTTCCATCGGCGAGCGCGATTATCTCGTGATGGATTACGTGCCGGGCAGCGACCTGCGCGCCCTCATGCTCGAGGCGCGCCGAAAAAAACAATTCCTGCCCGAAGCGACCGTCCTCAATTGGGCCGGCCAGATCGCCGACGCGCTGACCTACCTGCACAGCCAGGAACCGCCCATCGTCCACCGCGACATCAAACCCAGCAACCTTAAATTGACGCCCAGCGGACTCGTCAAACTCGTGGACTTCGGCCTCGTCAAAGTGCTGGCGCCCGACGAGGTCACCATCACGGTCATCCAGGGACAAGGCACCGCGCTCTACACCCCGCTCGAACAATACGGCGGCGACAGCGCCCACACCGACGCGCGCTCCGACATCTACGCCTTCGGCGCGACGCTCTACCACCTGTTGACGAACGAACCGCCGGCCGAGGCCCGCATCCGCTTCCTCGACCCGACGCGGCTGGTCGCGCCCCGTCAGATCAACCCCGAGATCAGCCTGCGCGTCGAACGCGCCGTCCTGCGCGCCATGACGCTTCATCCCGACGAACGGCCGCAAAACGCGGAGGAATTCCGCGGCTACATCTTCGGTTCACGCGAGACGCCGACCGGGCCGCTCGGCCCGATCCGCTCGACAACCGCCAGCATTGATTTTCACTTCCAACCCATCGATTCGATCCTGATCTGGGGCGGCGTGGGACTGTTGCTGCTCAGCCTGATCGCCACGTTGATGCGCTAA
- a CDS encoding transposase, IS200/IS605 family, with product MAGMQKLALVVSPQSSFGALLRSSLEETGRFRVFIAADEPTALTQLKNENCEMAFLDVDLGMEAVLEIGRALRAARADVELIVISDETLPPALDPLRPWRLLRKPFYLPELLEMLGVDSPEELPVDFEMPVSTPQPPELVWLEDVNKAAQRLTRLTLESSAQAALITRGRKLWAYAGGLSQETANELVRIVSRNWDEQQGGDLLRFARLETTRAEHMLYATTLSEGVALALVFDAETPFGTIRSQASALARSLAVERTGPVPPFTPELIARPRPAPPLTAEEDELEGPSISEILSDIPSPLPARRASLQVEAPVEAPLESPLVSKPTTKPIAINPSALETRPSTPLAETRVISRESSPAIRLSDATTDETVKHEIEELDVTAPSKVKRPLTPVRPPQPGELDETKPHSITEVAGRAALDPVSLGLYHLNYACLMVPRFSSHFLTGDVAANLGEWLPQICIAFGWRLEFQAVRPEYVQWVVSVPPNTSPGYLMRIMRQQTSEKIFSDFPRLKRENPSGDFWAPGYLIMGGSQPHPSQLVKDYIKRTRQQQGDSQPRL from the coding sequence TTGGCCGGCATGCAAAAACTTGCGCTTGTTGTCTCGCCGCAAAGCAGTTTTGGCGCTTTATTGCGTTCCAGTCTCGAAGAGACTGGCCGTTTTCGCGTATTCATTGCCGCCGACGAGCCGACGGCGCTCACCCAACTCAAAAACGAAAATTGCGAGATGGCTTTTCTGGACGTGGACTTGGGGATGGAAGCCGTCCTGGAGATCGGACGCGCCCTGCGCGCGGCCCGCGCCGACGTTGAACTGATCGTCATCTCGGACGAGACCCTGCCGCCCGCGCTGGATCCACTCCGCCCGTGGAGGCTCCTCCGTAAACCGTTTTATCTGCCCGAACTGCTGGAAATGCTCGGCGTGGATTCTCCCGAGGAGTTGCCTGTGGACTTCGAAATGCCTGTCTCGACGCCCCAACCTCCCGAACTCGTATGGCTGGAGGACGTCAACAAAGCCGCCCAACGGCTGACGCGCCTCACGCTCGAATCCTCGGCGCAGGCCGCCCTCATCACGCGCGGCCGAAAGTTGTGGGCCTACGCCGGCGGACTTTCTCAGGAGACCGCCAACGAACTCGTCCGCATCGTCTCGCGCAACTGGGATGAGCAGCAGGGCGGCGACCTGCTCCGTTTTGCGCGGCTCGAAACCACCCGCGCCGAACACATGCTGTACGCCACTACTTTGTCCGAAGGAGTGGCGCTGGCGCTGGTCTTCGACGCCGAGACGCCCTTCGGCACCATTCGCTCTCAGGCCAGCGCGCTGGCGCGTTCGCTCGCCGTCGAGCGAACCGGCCCCGTCCCGCCGTTCACGCCCGAATTGATCGCCCGGCCCCGCCCGGCGCCCCCGCTCACAGCGGAGGAGGACGAGTTGGAAGGCCCGTCCATCTCCGAGATTCTGAGCGACATCCCCTCGCCGCTTCCCGCCCGGCGCGCTTCGTTGCAGGTCGAAGCGCCTGTCGAAGCTCCCCTCGAATCCCCCCTCGTGTCCAAACCGACGACTAAACCGATCGCGATCAATCCTTCCGCGCTGGAGACGCGTCCCTCCACGCCGCTCGCCGAGACCCGTGTCATCAGCCGCGAGTCGTCGCCGGCCATTCGCCTGAGCGACGCGACCACCGATGAGACCGTGAAACACGAGATCGAAGAATTGGACGTGACCGCGCCGTCGAAGGTGAAGCGGCCGCTCACGCCGGTCCGCCCGCCGCAGCCCGGCGAATTGGACGAAACGAAGCCGCACTCGATCACCGAAGTGGCCGGGCGCGCCGCCCTGGACCCCGTCTCTCTGGGACTCTATCATCTCAACTACGCCTGTTTGATGGTGCCGCGCTTCAGTTCCCACTTTCTGACCGGCGACGTCGCCGCGAATTTGGGCGAATGGCTCCCGCAGATCTGCATCGCGTTTGGCTGGCGCCTGGAATTTCAGGCCGTGCGTCCCGAATACGTGCAGTGGGTGGTGAGCGTGCCGCCGAACACTTCGCCGGGCTATCTCATGCGCATCATGCGCCAGCAGACCTCGGAGAAAATCTTCTCGGATTTCCCGCGCTTGAAACGAGAAAACCCCTCGGGCGATTTTTGGGCGCCTGGATACCTCATCATGGGAGGCTCCCAACCGCACCCGTCGCAGCTTGTCAAGGACTATATCAAACGGACGCGCCAGCAACAAGGCGATTCCCAGCCGCGTCTGTAG
- a CDS encoding DNA polymerase I: MPPTLYLIDGHALAYRMYFALTAGGAGSQRWQTSKGEPTAGTYGFARELVRILEQERPEYLAVAFDTGKTFRDKLYPEYKATREKMPDDLRVQIERIRQIVDAFNIPRLEVEGYEADDVLGTVARQAAKEGLGVKIITGDRDLLQLVGDRVAVYMAGDDKTYITPADVQASKFGVRPEQVVDYKAIVGDASDNIPGVPGVGEKTALGLLTKFKTLDEIYSHLDEVENRWRTKLEAGRDSAYLSRDLATIRTDLPIKLDLERARAHDFDAAAVTALLGELEFKSLVNKVAALTGAPSAAPAKGQGRGEGQMSLFESPAAFAASPRVESSIAVRVVDTREKLAELVRELNAAKVIAFDAETTSTEEMRAEIVGISLAVKDGEGIYIPVGHRIGQNLPLEDVIEALRAPMTNPKIGKVAHHAKYDFIVLARHGLRVAPLTYDTMLAEFIVDPSSRNMGLKNLAFARLGAEMTHIEELIGKGKKQISMADVSVDAAAPYAAADAESTLRLLPVMQAEVKRVHSEKLMDEIDLPLTTVLADMEMTGVLLDLPFFEKMSGELTARLGQIENDVYTAVGKPFNINSTQQLSDVLFNRLGLKPEASWKTASGFYSTNAEVLDALSGQHPVVDLVIEQRELSKLKSTYVDALPLAVDPQTGRVHTSYSQIGAVTGRLSSNNPNLQNIPIRSELGRRVRNGFIAGKGNVLLSVDYSQIELRIVAHMAQDEAMLAAFRAGQDIHATTAAAIYNIPLANVTKDQRRHAKAVNFGLIYGMSAFGLTRSTELTLAEAEDFVAAYFRQFPGVKKYLDGIRRIAAEQGYVETLLGRRRYFPALRGQMNRNLRNREEREAINAPIQGTAADIMKIAMLKIPPALASAKLSARMLLQVHDELVLECPRGELEKTARVVKEAMASAYRLDIPLETEARAGANWGEMSVTA; the protein is encoded by the coding sequence ATGCCTCCTACGCTTTATCTCATAGACGGACACGCCCTCGCCTACCGCATGTACTTCGCCCTCACCGCGGGCGGCGCGGGCAGCCAGCGCTGGCAGACCTCCAAAGGCGAGCCCACCGCGGGGACGTACGGCTTCGCGCGCGAACTCGTCCGCATCCTCGAGCAGGAACGTCCCGAATACCTCGCGGTCGCGTTCGACACGGGCAAGACCTTCCGCGACAAACTCTATCCCGAATACAAAGCCACCCGCGAGAAAATGCCCGACGACCTGCGCGTGCAGATCGAGCGTATCCGCCAGATCGTGGACGCCTTCAACATCCCGCGCTTGGAAGTGGAAGGCTACGAAGCGGACGACGTCCTCGGCACGGTCGCGCGTCAGGCCGCGAAAGAGGGCCTCGGCGTCAAGATCATCACGGGCGACCGCGACCTCCTCCAACTCGTGGGCGACCGCGTCGCCGTCTACATGGCGGGCGACGACAAAACCTACATCACGCCCGCGGACGTGCAGGCCAGCAAATTCGGCGTCCGCCCCGAGCAGGTGGTGGACTACAAAGCCATCGTCGGCGACGCGTCCGACAACATCCCCGGCGTGCCGGGCGTGGGCGAAAAGACCGCGCTCGGTCTGCTGACGAAATTCAAGACGCTCGACGAAATCTATTCCCATCTCGACGAAGTGGAAAACCGCTGGCGGACCAAACTGGAGGCGGGACGCGACTCCGCCTACCTCAGCCGCGATCTGGCGACCATCCGCACCGACCTCCCGATCAAGCTGGACCTCGAACGGGCGCGCGCCCACGACTTCGACGCCGCGGCTGTGACCGCGCTGCTCGGCGAACTGGAGTTCAAGTCGCTGGTGAACAAGGTCGCGGCGCTGACGGGCGCTCCGTCCGCCGCGCCCGCGAAAGGTCAGGGAAGGGGCGAGGGACAGATGTCGCTGTTCGAGTCGCCGGCCGCGTTCGCCGCGTCGCCGCGAGTCGAATCGTCCATCGCCGTCCGCGTGGTGGACACGCGCGAGAAACTGGCTGAGTTGGTCAGGGAGTTGAACGCGGCGAAGGTCATCGCCTTCGATGCCGAAACCACGTCCACCGAGGAGATGCGGGCGGAGATCGTCGGGATCTCGCTGGCGGTCAAAGACGGCGAGGGGATTTATATTCCGGTCGGCCATCGCATCGGACAAAATCTCCCGCTCGAAGATGTGATCGAAGCGCTGCGGGCGCCGATGACGAACCCGAAGATCGGGAAGGTGGCGCATCACGCCAAGTATGATTTCATTGTGCTGGCGCGGCACGGACTGCGCGTGGCGCCGTTGACGTACGACACGATGCTGGCCGAGTTCATCGTTGACCCGTCCTCGCGCAATATGGGACTGAAGAATCTCGCCTTCGCGCGCCTGGGCGCAGAGATGACGCATATCGAAGAGTTGATTGGCAAAGGCAAGAAACAGATCAGCATGGCGGATGTGTCGGTGGACGCGGCCGCGCCCTACGCGGCCGCGGACGCCGAGTCCACGCTGCGGCTGCTGCCGGTGATGCAGGCCGAGGTGAAGCGCGTCCACAGCGAGAAATTGATGGACGAAATTGACCTGCCGTTGACGACCGTGCTGGCGGATATGGAGATGACGGGGGTCTTGCTCGACCTGCCGTTCTTTGAAAAAATGTCGGGCGAGTTGACGGCGCGGCTGGGGCAAATTGAAAACGATGTTTATACTGCGGTTGGCAAGCCGTTCAATATCAATTCCACACAGCAACTTTCGGATGTGTTGTTCAACAGACTGGGTTTGAAGCCCGAGGCTTCCTGGAAAACTGCCAGCGGATTTTATTCCACCAACGCGGAAGTGTTGGACGCGTTGAGCGGGCAACATCCTGTTGTGGATTTGGTCATCGAGCAGCGCGAACTCTCGAAGTTGAAATCCACCTACGTGGACGCGCTGCCCCTCGCCGTGGATCCGCAGACGGGACGCGTCCACACTTCGTACAGCCAGATCGGCGCGGTGACGGGACGACTCTCGTCGAATAATCCGAATCTGCAAAATATCCCGATTCGGAGCGAACTCGGCCGCCGCGTCCGCAACGGATTCATCGCGGGGAAGGGCAACGTCCTGCTCTCGGTGGATTACTCGCAGATCGAGTTGCGCATCGTGGCGCACATGGCGCAGGACGAGGCCATGCTGGCCGCCTTCCGCGCCGGGCAGGACATCCACGCGACGACGGCCGCGGCGATCTACAATATCCCGCTCGCGAATGTGACGAAGGACCAGCGCCGCCACGCCAAAGCGGTCAACTTCGGGTTGATCTATGGCATGTCGGCTTTTGGGTTGACGCGCTCCACGGAGTTGACGCTGGCCGAGGCGGAGGATTTCGTCGCCGCGTACTTCAGGCAATTCCCCGGCGTGAAAAAATATCTGGACGGAATCCGCCGAATCGCCGCCGAACAAGGCTATGTGGAGACCCTGCTCGGACGCCGCCGCTACTTCCCCGCGTTGAGGGGGCAGATGAACCGCAATTTGCGAAACCGCGAGGAACGCGAGGCTATCAACGCGCCGATCCAGGGGACCGCGGCCGACATCATGAAGATCGCCATGTTGAAGATCCCGCCCGCGCTCGCGTCCGCGAAACTGTCGGCGCGGATGCTGTTGCAGGTGCATGACGAGTTGGTGCTGGAATGTCCGCGCGGCGAGCTGGAGAAAACGGCGCGGGTCGTCAAGGAAGCGATGGCCTCCGCCTATCGGTTGGACATCCCTCTCGAAACGGAAGCCCGCGCGGGGGCGAATTGGGGCGAGATGAGCGTGACCGCGTAG
- a CDS encoding [Fe-S]-binding protein, which produces MLTLAEKVLFIIAVLVSLYFTYRGVERIVKNIGSGQGKIAWSLIWKRIVELTAKVGSFQPVFRARFLTSLMHGLIGWGFLFFLLINLADLIYAYTDWRLLDHLGLFGDYYRLLADIFNVAIIIGILYMILRRFIFRPAALSTRETTLLHPKARFGILRDSAIVAGFIFLHNSMRLLGESFHLALQGQADAWQPTISMVAGWWSGANPSALVAGEHIAFWLSIGAVVAFLPYFPYSKHIHLFFAPINFALKPERKSIGQLSYVNLDDQSIEQFGAAKMKDLGWEQIMDSYACIMCFRCQEVCPAYNTGKLLSPAALEINKRYHLNGGGATDVELKTLISDEAVWACTSCGACVDICPVGNEPMRDILDIRRNLSMMESAFPKQLETAFKGMERNMNPWNVSQADRMNWARGLNVPTVEQNPEPDILWWVGCAPATDVRAQKTAQAFAKILNAAGVNFAVLGKHESCTGDSARRAGREDIFFGLASANVEILNEIKPKRIVATCPHCLHTIKNEYPAFGGNYEVIHHSQLLNELVGSGKIRLNVSDDLYSVTFHDPCYLGRHNQTFDDPRKTLEATGLLTIEMPRHGAKSFCCGAGGAQMWKEEEAGSERVNEARFAEARKTGADVLAVGCPFCLTMLNDASKADGDALPVKDVAEIVAERML; this is translated from the coding sequence ATGCTTACTCTCGCCGAGAAAGTTCTCTTCATCATCGCGGTCCTCGTTTCGCTTTACTTTACTTATCGCGGCGTGGAACGCATCGTTAAAAACATCGGCAGCGGACAGGGCAAGATCGCCTGGTCGCTGATCTGGAAGCGGATCGTCGAACTCACCGCCAAAGTGGGATCGTTCCAGCCCGTCTTCCGCGCCCGCTTCCTGACCAGCCTCATGCACGGACTCATCGGCTGGGGCTTCCTCTTCTTCCTGCTCATCAATCTCGCCGACCTGATCTACGCCTACACCGATTGGAGACTCCTCGATCATCTCGGTTTGTTCGGGGACTACTACCGTCTGCTGGCAGACATCTTCAACGTGGCGATCATCATCGGCATCCTCTACATGATCCTCCGCCGCTTCATCTTCCGACCCGCGGCCTTGTCTACGCGCGAGACGACTCTCCTGCACCCGAAGGCGCGCTTCGGCATCCTGCGCGACTCGGCCATCGTGGCGGGATTCATCTTCCTGCACAACTCCATGCGCCTGCTGGGAGAATCCTTCCACCTCGCGCTGCAGGGACAGGCCGACGCCTGGCAGCCGACCATCTCGATGGTGGCAGGCTGGTGGTCGGGAGCAAATCCGAGCGCGCTGGTCGCGGGAGAACACATCGCGTTCTGGCTGTCCATCGGCGCGGTGGTCGCGTTCCTGCCCTACTTCCCCTACAGCAAACACATCCACCTGTTCTTCGCGCCGATCAATTTCGCGCTCAAGCCTGAGCGGAAATCCATCGGACAGTTGAGTTACGTCAACCTCGACGACCAAAGCATCGAGCAGTTCGGCGCGGCGAAGATGAAGGACCTCGGCTGGGAGCAGATCATGGACAGCTACGCCTGCATCATGTGCTTCCGCTGCCAGGAGGTCTGCCCCGCGTACAACACGGGCAAACTGCTCTCCCCCGCCGCTCTGGAGATCAACAAACGCTACCACCTGAACGGCGGCGGCGCGACGGACGTGGAACTCAAAACGCTCATCTCCGACGAGGCGGTCTGGGCCTGTACTTCGTGCGGCGCGTGCGTGGACATCTGCCCCGTCGGCAACGAGCCGATGCGCGACATCCTCGACATCCGCCGCAACCTCTCGATGATGGAAAGCGCCTTCCCAAAACAGTTGGAGACCGCGTTCAAGGGCATGGAGCGCAACATGAACCCGTGGAACGTCAGCCAGGCCGACCGCATGAACTGGGCGCGGGGACTGAACGTGCCGACCGTCGAACAGAATCCCGAACCCGACATTTTGTGGTGGGTGGGATGCGCGCCCGCCACCGACGTCCGCGCGCAGAAGACCGCCCAGGCCTTCGCCAAGATCCTGAACGCGGCGGGAGTCAACTTTGCCGTGCTGGGCAAACACGAATCCTGCACAGGCGATTCCGCCCGCCGCGCCGGACGCGAGGACATCTTCTTCGGGCTGGCTTCGGCAAACGTGGAAATCCTGAATGAGATCAAACCCAAACGCATCGTCGCCACCTGCCCGCACTGCCTGCACACCATCAAAAATGAGTATCCCGCCTTCGGCGGAAATTACGAGGTGATCCACCACTCGCAGTTGCTGAACGAGTTGGTCGGTTCCGGGAAAATACGCTTGAACGTGAGCGACGATCTCTATTCCGTGACGTTCCACGATCCCTGCTATCTGGGGCGGCACAACCAGACCTTCGACGACCCGCGCAAGACGCTCGAGGCGACAGGCCTGCTGACCATCGAGATGCCGCGGCACGGAGCCAAGTCCTTCTGCTGCGGCGCGGGCGGCGCGCAAATGTGGAAGGAGGAGGAGGCCGGTTCAGAACGGGTGAACGAGGCGAGGTTCGCGGAAGCCCGGAAGACGGGCGCGGATGTCCTCGCGGTCGGCTGTCCGTTCTGCCTGACGATGTTGAACGACGCGTCGAAAGCGGACGGGGACGCGCTCCCCGTGAAGGATGTGGCCGAGATCGTGGCCGAAAGAATGCTGTGA
- a CDS encoding cytochrome C assembly protein, giving the protein MTPKPALLKILDYLSVIVLAISTYLALVYAPKELVMGEVQRVFYFHIGTAWTGLLGFVFAAGLGIAYLVTKDMKWDIVEVAAVEISVVFFFLTIVLGAIWARPAWNTWWTWDPRLTTAAVTELIYVAYFMLRAGIEDPERRARFGAVYALLGGLSAPITFMAIRLFRSIHPVIIGSANANQEKMSMSPDMRVAFFFALFAFTVIFIDLFWNRIRLGQLENKVEQLKLKVM; this is encoded by the coding sequence ATGACCCCAAAGCCCGCCCTGCTAAAAATCCTTGATTACCTCTCCGTCATCGTCCTCGCCATTTCCACCTATCTGGCCCTCGTCTACGCGCCGAAGGAACTGGTGATGGGCGAGGTCCAGCGCGTGTTCTACTTCCACATCGGCACCGCCTGGACGGGACTGCTCGGCTTCGTCTTCGCCGCCGGGCTGGGAATCGCCTACCTCGTCACCAAAGACATGAAATGGGACATCGTGGAAGTGGCCGCGGTCGAAATCAGCGTGGTGTTCTTCTTTCTCACCATCGTCCTCGGCGCCATCTGGGCGCGTCCTGCCTGGAACACCTGGTGGACGTGGGACCCGCGTCTCACCACCGCCGCCGTCACCGAACTGATCTACGTGGCCTACTTCATGCTCCGCGCCGGGATCGAAGACCCCGAGCGCCGCGCCCGCTTCGGCGCGGTCTACGCCCTGCTCGGCGGCCTGAGCGCGCCCATCACCTTCATGGCGATCCGCCTCTTCCGCTCCATCCACCCGGTGATCATCGGCTCGGCCAACGCCAATCAGGAAAAAATGAGCATGTCGCCCGATATGCGCGTCGCCTTTTTCTTCGCCCTCTTCGCCTTCACCGTCATCTTCATAGACCTGTTCTGGAACCGCATCCGCCTCGGCCAGTTGGAAAACAAGGTCGAGCAACTCAAGCTCAAGGTAATGTAA
- a CDS encoding cytochrome C biogenesis protein yields the protein MNPSFLHATFAVVRKDLTAEFRSRELLSAMLVFSLLVILIFNFALELEPTTRREVTSGVLWTTFAFAGTLGLNRSMASEKDRGCLDGLLLAPVDRSAIYFGKVISNLAFMFVVEAFVLPIYAMLYGVNLFNPGLLLVILLGSVGYTAIGTLLASMSVQTRTRDVLLPILLFPVAIPVLLSAVKASTGFLNGADMAEIWPALNLLIVYDVIFTAVAFMVFDAVVEE from the coding sequence ATGAACCCCTCCTTCCTCCACGCCACCTTTGCCGTCGTCCGCAAAGACCTGACCGCCGAGTTCCGCTCGCGCGAACTGCTCTCGGCCATGCTGGTCTTTTCCCTGCTGGTCATCCTCATCTTCAACTTCGCCCTCGAACTGGAGCCGACCACGCGCCGGGAAGTGACCTCGGGCGTGCTGTGGACCACCTTCGCCTTCGCGGGGACGCTCGGCCTGAACCGCTCGATGGCCTCCGAAAAAGACCGCGGCTGCCTCGACGGTCTCCTGCTCGCGCCGGTGGACCGCTCCGCCATCTACTTCGGCAAAGTCATCAGCAACCTGGCCTTCATGTTCGTGGTCGAAGCCTTCGTACTTCCCATCTACGCCATGCTTTACGGCGTCAACTTATTCAATCCCGGCCTCTTGCTCGTCATCCTGCTCGGCTCGGTCGGCTACACCGCCATCGGGACGCTGCTCGCCAGCATGTCGGTGCAGACGCGGACGCGCGACGTGCTCCTCCCCATCCTGCTCTTCCCGGTCGCCATCCCCGTCCTGCTCTCGGCGGTCAAAGCCAGCACGGGATTCCTGAACGGCGCCGACATGGCCGAGATCTGGCCTGCGCTCAACCTGCTCATCGTCTACGACGTCATCTTCACCGCCGTCGCCTTCATGGTGTTCGACGCCGTGGTCGAAGAATAG